The following proteins are co-located in the Paenibacillus sp. FSL H8-0079 genome:
- the fabZ gene encoding 3-hydroxyacyl-ACP dehydratase FabZ, whose protein sequence is MLDIKQIQEIIPHRPPFLLVDKIVEMEDGKRAVGLKNVTINEPFFIGHFPEYPVMPGVLITEALAQVGACAILNMEGNKGKIGFLAGLDNFRFRGQVVPGDTLMLEVEITRLKGSIGKGKATARVGDKVVAEGEIMFALSDPS, encoded by the coding sequence GTGCTCGATATCAAACAGATCCAAGAGATCATCCCGCACCGCCCCCCGTTTTTGCTGGTGGACAAGATTGTAGAGATGGAGGATGGAAAACGTGCCGTTGGTTTGAAAAACGTAACCATTAACGAACCTTTCTTCATTGGTCATTTCCCAGAGTATCCGGTAATGCCGGGCGTATTGATTACAGAAGCGCTGGCTCAGGTTGGTGCATGTGCCATCCTTAATATGGAAGGTAATAAAGGCAAAATTGGATTTTTAGCGGGACTGGACAATTTCCGATTCCGTGGACAAGTTGTGCCCGGAGATACGTTGATGTTGGAAGTGGAGATTACGCGTCTGAAGGGTTCCATTGGTAAAGGTAAAGCAACAGCCCGAGTGGGCGACAAAGTGGTCGCTGAAGGCGAGATCATGTTTGCACTGTCTGACCCAAGCTGA
- a CDS encoding DNA-directed RNA polymerase subunit beta codes for MTETQQQNSKPEKKEVKKKKSGWRIARWFLVPVLLVLALAGGMVAGYVVLGKQDIGSVLQWSTWEHVYNLVFAP; via the coding sequence ATGACAGAAACACAGCAGCAGAACAGTAAGCCAGAGAAGAAGGAAGTCAAGAAGAAGAAGAGTGGATGGCGCATCGCAAGATGGTTTCTGGTTCCGGTCCTGCTTGTTCTTGCCCTTGCTGGCGGAATGGTAGCTGGATATGTGGTACTGGGCAAACAGGATATCGGTTCCGTATTGCAATGGAGTACATGGGAACATGTATATAATCTGGTATTCGCTCCATAA
- a CDS encoding flagellar hook-basal body protein gives MNNSMISAKVSMTAIQQRLDVISDNIANVNTAGYKSKQAAFEDVLTRVQQQPDKYKLDGRSTPMGYNLGFGARLADVTKDMSQGTLNETGLPTDLAIEGNAMFAVEANGEKMWTRQGAFHFVPDTRPKPTPNSPDMMVMVNGEGHFALDRLGNRITAPNNSKVAFDENGNLLIRRGNEANATIGAQLQVVDIERPEGLVQYADNLFGLDAGLTEDDVFGADAATRQATAMIRPGYLEQSNVDLTQEMALLMQGQRTYQLAARALTSSDSMMGLANTIRA, from the coding sequence ATGAATAATTCCATGATTAGTGCAAAAGTTTCCATGACTGCTATACAGCAGCGTCTGGATGTCATTTCCGATAATATTGCCAACGTGAATACGGCAGGCTATAAGAGCAAGCAAGCGGCTTTCGAGGATGTGCTGACCCGGGTTCAACAACAACCGGACAAATACAAACTGGATGGACGTTCCACACCGATGGGATATAACCTCGGTTTTGGTGCTCGTTTGGCAGATGTGACGAAGGATATGTCTCAGGGTACCTTAAATGAGACAGGTCTTCCAACCGATCTGGCCATTGAGGGAAATGCCATGTTTGCAGTTGAAGCGAATGGGGAAAAAATGTGGACACGTCAGGGTGCATTTCATTTTGTACCGGATACAAGACCGAAGCCTACTCCGAATTCACCAGACATGATGGTTATGGTCAATGGCGAAGGTCACTTTGCTCTGGATCGTCTAGGAAACCGTATTACGGCACCGAATAATAGCAAGGTTGCTTTTGATGAAAATGGCAACCTGCTAATCCGACGCGGTAATGAGGCGAACGCAACCATTGGAGCACAGCTGCAAGTGGTAGACATTGAACGCCCTGAGGGGCTGGTACAGTATGCGGATAATCTGTTTGGGCTGGATGCGGGATTAACCGAGGATGATGTATTTGGCGCTGATGCAGCTACACGTCAAGCGACTGCCATGATCCGTCCAGGTTATCTGGAGCAATCCAATGTGGATCTGACACAGGAGATGGCTTTGCTTATGCAAGGACAGCGGACATATCAGCTGGCGGCACGGGCGCTAACTTCGAGTGACTCCATGATGGGTCTTGCCAACACTATAAGAGCGTAA
- a CDS encoding flagellar hook-basal body protein yields MLRGLYTATAGMITQQRRHDTATQNIVNTNTTGYKQVNSVSRSFPEMLITLVGGDANLPTKRLGKLNTGVFAEESLSMNLQGTIMETGQKNDFSISSNMSVNDPQTGQPVPFDASGKFVRADGTVTYQPQAYFTVQDAQGNTGYTRDGHFEITGTGQLLSSTGSQVLDNNGQPVVLTGSVEQFKVDEQGRLVDAATGAPTGVTLGISVIDQPNQLVRQGDGNFSLSDENGATARMLAAGDNVQIRQGYLEGSNVDASQATVDMNAAYRAYEANQKVVQFYDRSLEKAVNDVGRV; encoded by the coding sequence ATGTTAAGAGGTCTGTACACCGCTACTGCGGGAATGATTACGCAACAACGCCGCCATGATACAGCAACGCAGAATATTGTAAATACGAACACGACGGGATATAAACAGGTGAACAGCGTAAGCCGTTCCTTTCCGGAAATGCTCATTACCTTGGTAGGCGGAGATGCGAATCTCCCGACAAAGCGGCTGGGCAAGCTGAACACAGGGGTGTTCGCGGAAGAGAGTTTGTCCATGAATTTGCAGGGGACCATTATGGAGACTGGACAGAAAAATGATTTTTCCATTTCATCCAATATGTCTGTCAATGATCCGCAGACTGGACAACCTGTCCCGTTTGACGCTTCAGGCAAATTTGTACGGGCCGATGGCACGGTGACTTACCAGCCTCAGGCGTATTTTACAGTTCAGGATGCACAAGGTAATACTGGATATACACGTGATGGTCACTTCGAGATTACAGGAACCGGACAGCTGCTGAGTTCAACAGGTTCACAAGTGTTGGATAATAATGGACAACCTGTAGTGTTGACAGGTTCAGTAGAGCAATTTAAAGTGGATGAGCAAGGCCGTCTTGTGGATGCAGCAACGGGTGCACCGACAGGCGTTACTCTCGGTATTAGTGTCATTGACCAGCCGAATCAACTGGTTCGTCAAGGTGATGGCAATTTCAGTCTGAGTGATGAAAATGGGGCAACTGCCCGGATGCTGGCTGCCGGTGATAATGTGCAGATCCGTCAGGGATACCTGGAAGGGTCGAATGTCGATGCTTCACAGGCAACGGTTGATATGAACGCTGCATACCGTGCGTATGAAGCGAACCAGAAGGTCGTACAATTCTACGACCGCAGTTTGGAAAAAGCCGTCAATGACGTCGGTCGTGTATAA
- a CDS encoding rod shape-determining protein — MFSKDIGIDLGTANVLIHVKGSGVVLDEPSVVTIERDTKRVLAVGEEARRMVGRTPGNIVAIRPLRDGVIADFEITEAMLRHFINRVGARSWYSHPRILICAPTNITSVEQKAIREAAERSGAKEVFLEEEPKAAAIGAGMDIFQPSGNMVVDIGGGTTDVAVLSMGDVVTASSIKVAGDKFDEAIIKFIKAKYKLMIGERTAEDIKIAIGSVTPGGHQSEMDIRGRDMVSGLPVTVTVSGKEVQEALWDSVQSIIVAAKSVLERTPPELSADIIDRGVVLTGGGALLKGLDELLSNELHVPVWVAEDPMHCVVKGTGIMLNNLDQVVKKKF, encoded by the coding sequence ATGTTTAGCAAGGATATCGGTATTGATCTTGGCACGGCGAACGTGCTTATTCACGTGAAAGGAAGTGGGGTTGTCCTCGATGAACCTTCCGTCGTGACCATTGAAAGAGATACGAAGCGTGTCCTTGCTGTTGGGGAAGAAGCGCGTCGTATGGTGGGGCGTACTCCAGGTAACATTGTTGCCATTAGACCGTTGCGCGACGGCGTTATTGCGGACTTCGAGATTACAGAAGCGATGCTCAGACATTTCATTAATCGTGTAGGTGCAAGAAGCTGGTACAGCCACCCTCGAATTCTGATCTGTGCACCAACGAACATTACTTCCGTGGAGCAGAAGGCCATCCGCGAGGCGGCGGAGCGCAGCGGTGCCAAAGAAGTGTTTCTGGAAGAAGAGCCGAAAGCGGCAGCGATCGGTGCGGGAATGGATATTTTTCAGCCGAGCGGCAATATGGTCGTGGATATCGGCGGCGGTACGACTGACGTTGCAGTCCTTTCTATGGGCGACGTAGTCACCGCCTCTTCTATTAAAGTCGCAGGGGACAAGTTCGACGAAGCCATTATCAAGTTTATCAAAGCCAAGTACAAGCTCATGATCGGTGAACGGACCGCGGAAGATATTAAGATTGCGATTGGTTCCGTGACACCAGGTGGACATCAATCCGAGATGGATATTCGTGGGCGCGATATGGTATCCGGTCTGCCAGTTACCGTAACGGTATCAGGAAAAGAAGTACAGGAAGCACTCTGGGATTCCGTGCAATCCATCATCGTTGCAGCGAAGTCGGTATTGGAACGCACACCGCCGGAATTGTCAGCGGACATTATCGACCGTGGTGTAGTGTTGACTGGTGGAGGCGCATTGCTCAAAGGACTGGACGAGCTTTTGTCCAATGAATTGCATGTACCGGTATGGGTTGCGGAAGATCCAATGCATTGTGTCGTGAAGGGGACAGGCATTATGCTTAACAATTTGGATCAGGTGGTTAAGAAAAAGTTCTAA
- the spoIIID gene encoding sporulation transcriptional regulator SpoIIID, producing the protein MHDYIKERTIKIGRCIVETRNTVRTIAKEFGVSKSTVHKDLTERLPEINPDLADQVKHILEYHKSIRHLRGGEATKIKYKKTSGKKREVLASAKS; encoded by the coding sequence GTGCACGATTACATCAAGGAACGGACCATCAAAATTGGTCGCTGCATTGTTGAGACGAGGAATACGGTCCGTACCATAGCCAAGGAATTTGGCGTGTCAAAGAGTACTGTGCATAAGGATCTGACGGAGCGTCTGCCGGAAATTAACCCTGATCTTGCTGACCAGGTGAAACACATTTTGGAGTATCACAAGTCGATCCGCCATTTGCGGGGCGGGGAAGCGACCAAAATCAAATACAAAAAAACGAGTGGCAAGAAACGTGAGGTGTTGGCTTCCGCCAAATCGTAA
- a CDS encoding M23 family metallopeptidase, with protein sequence MNEQNKKTIQEETPKTTQGVPASQPSSWKRAMSKRWVFPAAYIAAAGIILTLVWVYQGTGDKTLNSDPASGVVETGASAGTEGTAVGGEEESVEVVAKSENFVWPVAVPSEISVVKPFYDNEASTEEHEAAMVQYNDTFIPNTGVDLARGDNKTFEVKAALAGKVTRVEQNPLTGQVVEITHSDNLKTVYQSLADVKVKQDDEVKQGDAIASAGVNELGKTLGNHLHFEVYEDGQPVNPQGYLPEK encoded by the coding sequence ATGAATGAACAAAACAAAAAAACAATCCAAGAAGAAACTCCTAAAACAACTCAAGGAGTACCGGCTAGCCAGCCCTCTTCATGGAAAAGAGCAATGTCCAAACGCTGGGTCTTCCCGGCAGCCTACATCGCAGCAGCAGGCATTATACTAACCTTAGTGTGGGTCTATCAGGGCACAGGCGACAAAACGCTGAACTCGGACCCTGCTAGCGGGGTAGTAGAAACAGGCGCATCGGCGGGTACAGAAGGAACAGCGGTAGGCGGAGAAGAAGAAAGTGTGGAAGTTGTTGCAAAGTCGGAGAATTTTGTATGGCCGGTAGCGGTACCGTCCGAAATTTCGGTAGTGAAACCTTTCTATGATAACGAAGCTTCAACCGAGGAACATGAAGCGGCGATGGTGCAGTACAATGATACATTTATCCCGAACACAGGTGTGGATCTGGCACGTGGGGATAACAAAACGTTTGAAGTCAAAGCAGCGCTAGCCGGTAAAGTTACACGGGTGGAACAAAATCCGCTCACAGGTCAAGTTGTGGAAATCACTCACAGCGATAACCTGAAGACGGTATACCAAAGCTTGGCAGACGTCAAAGTGAAACAGGACGACGAAGTGAAACAGGGAGATGCGATTGCATCTGCTGGCGTTAATGAATTGGGTAAAACGCTCGGCAACCACCTTCACTTTGAAGTGTACGAAGACGGACAGCCGGTTAACCCGCAAGGATATCTTCCGGAAAAATAA
- the spoIID gene encoding stage II sporulation protein D, which yields MKEARVQVKVPLVPRPGMQEPEGNIVTGVEKDKLAPVNLRAVPSQPAKCSSPEQMSTDKLDRQTAEHVHIPVIELDQFRRVKRRRMRTFGRKRRWGRNPTRWQPAAAVSALLAMALLIPVILVWPRESESVKPTPVRADANSTPPPAPAPAVPVTYPEPQVRVYLSATGTTMNLPLEDYVTGVVAAEMPAEFRLEALKAQAIAARTFIVRRLAASDTSGVPSGTADVTDTVSHQVFIPPDQVKSEWTRLGKAKEWEKLQQAVRESRDAVMTYQGKAITASFFSTSNGYTENAEDVWGNAVPYLQSVDSPWDKNLAPGFEKTVTMKRNEILQKLNLDAIPVTAQKDGSWMEVLSTTKGHRIKEMQIAGETFNGPEVRKLLGLRSSQFSWKAVGDEVQITTYGYGHGVGMSQWGANGMAQEGHTATQILKHYYTGISFGQASKMLASK from the coding sequence ATGAAAGAAGCTCGTGTACAGGTGAAGGTACCCCTTGTCCCTCGTCCGGGTATGCAAGAGCCGGAGGGGAATATCGTAACTGGAGTGGAAAAAGACAAGCTTGCCCCAGTGAACCTGAGGGCTGTCCCATCACAGCCTGCAAAATGTTCAAGCCCAGAGCAGATGTCGACAGATAAACTAGACAGACAGACAGCCGAGCACGTCCATATACCTGTTATTGAGTTGGACCAGTTCCGCCGGGTGAAGCGTCGTCGAATGCGGACATTCGGACGAAAACGTCGATGGGGACGTAACCCCACAAGATGGCAACCGGCTGCCGCTGTATCTGCCTTATTGGCAATGGCATTACTGATCCCGGTGATTCTGGTATGGCCGCGGGAGAGCGAATCGGTTAAGCCAACCCCTGTTCGAGCAGATGCCAACAGTACACCACCCCCAGCTCCTGCGCCAGCAGTCCCTGTTACCTACCCCGAACCCCAAGTGCGCGTATACCTGTCTGCAACGGGGACAACGATGAATCTGCCATTGGAAGACTATGTTACCGGGGTAGTGGCAGCAGAGATGCCAGCGGAATTCAGACTGGAGGCGTTAAAGGCGCAGGCGATCGCAGCGCGCACATTTATCGTACGAAGACTCGCTGCGAGTGATACAAGTGGTGTTCCATCGGGTACGGCCGATGTGACGGATACGGTCAGCCATCAGGTGTTTATTCCGCCAGATCAGGTGAAATCGGAATGGACTCGTCTGGGGAAGGCCAAGGAATGGGAGAAGCTGCAACAGGCTGTACGCGAAAGTCGAGATGCGGTCATGACATATCAGGGCAAAGCGATCACAGCTTCCTTTTTCTCTACAAGTAATGGATATACGGAGAATGCGGAGGATGTGTGGGGGAATGCTGTGCCATATCTGCAAAGTGTAGACAGTCCCTGGGATAAAAACCTGGCACCCGGCTTCGAGAAGACGGTCACCATGAAGCGTAACGAGATTCTGCAGAAGCTGAACTTGGATGCCATTCCGGTTACTGCTCAGAAGGATGGATCGTGGATGGAAGTATTATCTACCACCAAAGGGCATCGAATAAAGGAAATGCAGATCGCAGGTGAAACATTCAACGGTCCTGAGGTTCGCAAGCTGCTCGGATTAAGATCCAGCCAGTTCAGTTGGAAGGCTGTGGGAGATGAGGTCCAGATTACAACGTACGGGTATGGCCATGGTGTGGGTATGAGCCAATGGGGAGCAAACGGCATGGCGCAGGAGGGACACACCGCCACCCAGATTCTCAAACATTACTATACCGGTATCTCATTCGGACAGGCATCCAAGATGCTGGCATCGAAGTAG
- the murA gene encoding UDP-N-acetylglucosamine 1-carboxyvinyltransferase has product MSKFIVRGGKRLTGSVKVSGAKNSVLPIIAASLLGEEGQSVIVDAPPLDDVMTINKVLESLGAGVTYRDEVITVNAEKLTSCEAPYEWVSKMRASFLVMGPLLTRMGHTRISLPGGCAIGTRPIDQHLKGFEAMGAEISLGQGYIEARSQGRLRGAKIYLDVASVGATQNIMMAATLAEGVTVLENAAKEPEIVDLANFLNGMGAIVRGAGTGVIRIEGVEKLTGVTHTVIPDRVEAGTYMAAAAISGGDVYIEGAISDHLGSVIAKLEEMGVTIQPDENGVRVIADRPLKAVDVKTLPYPGFPTDMQSQMMALLLASEGTSVVTETVFENRFMHVDEFQLMNAEIKVEGRSSIITGNAKLKGAKVTATDLRAGAALIIAGLVAEGTTEVGGVHHIDRGYVHLAEKLNGLGADIYRISVDEPKLEATKAPSEKVEKEVPMFKVQPTLA; this is encoded by the coding sequence ATGAGCAAATTTATCGTCCGCGGTGGCAAAAGGTTGACCGGAAGTGTCAAAGTTAGCGGCGCTAAAAATTCTGTTCTTCCGATCATCGCTGCCTCTCTCTTAGGGGAAGAAGGACAAAGCGTTATTGTTGACGCGCCTCCTCTAGACGATGTGATGACGATTAACAAGGTGTTGGAATCGCTGGGAGCGGGAGTTACATACCGGGACGAAGTGATTACCGTAAATGCGGAGAAACTTACTTCCTGTGAAGCCCCGTATGAATGGGTAAGTAAAATGCGGGCGTCTTTCCTGGTCATGGGGCCTTTGTTGACGCGAATGGGTCATACAAGAATCTCACTTCCTGGTGGATGTGCCATCGGTACACGACCTATTGATCAGCATTTGAAAGGTTTTGAAGCCATGGGCGCAGAGATCAGCTTGGGCCAAGGTTATATCGAAGCTCGTAGCCAAGGTCGGTTACGTGGCGCGAAAATTTATCTGGATGTGGCTTCCGTAGGTGCCACTCAAAATATTATGATGGCTGCTACATTGGCCGAAGGCGTAACTGTTCTGGAGAATGCGGCAAAAGAACCTGAAATTGTGGATCTTGCCAACTTCCTGAATGGAATGGGTGCCATTGTACGTGGTGCTGGTACTGGAGTGATCCGCATCGAAGGTGTGGAGAAGCTGACAGGCGTTACTCACACGGTCATTCCGGATCGAGTAGAAGCTGGTACGTATATGGCTGCTGCTGCAATCTCTGGTGGTGACGTGTACATTGAAGGTGCAATCTCTGATCACCTGGGCTCCGTTATTGCGAAGCTTGAAGAGATGGGTGTAACGATTCAACCGGATGAGAATGGCGTGCGTGTAATCGCAGATCGTCCTCTTAAGGCTGTGGACGTGAAAACATTACCATACCCAGGATTCCCGACCGATATGCAATCCCAGATGATGGCACTCTTGCTGGCATCTGAAGGAACAAGTGTCGTGACAGAGACTGTTTTTGAAAACCGATTCATGCATGTGGATGAATTCCAATTGATGAATGCGGAGATCAAAGTTGAAGGACGTTCGTCCATCATCACAGGTAATGCCAAACTGAAGGGTGCCAAAGTAACGGCTACCGATTTGCGTGCGGGTGCCGCACTCATTATTGCGGGTCTTGTTGCTGAAGGTACAACGGAAGTGGGCGGTGTTCATCACATCGACCGTGGCTATGTACATCTCGCTGAGAAGCTTAACGGACTTGGCGCTGACATCTATCGGATTTCGGTTGATGAGCCTAAGCTGGAAGCAACCAAAGCACCTAGTGAAAAAGTGGAGAAAGAAGTACCGATGTTTAAGGTGCAACCGACTTTAGCTTAA
- a CDS encoding DUF1146 family protein codes for MDTDLTNQVNQALSTNGLVSIIVSLLCIALSWWALQNLKLDLIIRQPRGAQGRLLHLLLAIILGHAVAGFVIDYLSWTQMLKNLF; via the coding sequence ATGGATACTGATCTGACGAATCAGGTGAACCAAGCGCTAAGCACCAATGGCTTGGTCTCAATTATCGTCTCCCTGTTATGTATAGCATTGTCTTGGTGGGCTTTACAGAACCTCAAACTGGATTTAATCATCAGACAGCCACGAGGTGCACAGGGAAGACTGTTACATTTGTTGCTCGCCATCATTTTGGGGCACGCCGTTGCTGGCTTTGTCATTGACTACTTGTCTTGGACCCAAATGTTGAAGAATTTGTTTTAA
- a CDS encoding F0F1 ATP synthase subunit epsilon, producing the protein MSTFLLEIVTPERLVYSEQVDRITARGIEGELGILPGHIPMVTPLQIAPIYIHNGKENKRVAIGGGFIEVRRDKVVVLAESAEFPESIDVDRARAAKERAERRLKSQSNQDHFDHRRAEIALQKAVNRINVFGK; encoded by the coding sequence TTGAGCACCTTTTTGTTGGAAATTGTAACACCCGAGCGTCTGGTATATTCAGAACAGGTAGATCGGATCACGGCTCGTGGTATTGAAGGGGAACTGGGCATTCTGCCAGGTCATATTCCTATGGTTACACCTTTGCAGATTGCACCAATCTATATTCATAACGGAAAAGAAAATAAACGAGTTGCCATCGGTGGCGGGTTTATCGAAGTACGTAGAGATAAGGTTGTTGTACTCGCAGAGAGTGCTGAATTCCCGGAAAGTATTGATGTGGATCGTGCGCGTGCGGCGAAAGAGCGGGCAGAACGCCGGCTGAAGAGCCAAAGCAATCAGGACCACTTTGATCACCGTCGTGCAGAGATTGCACTGCAAAAAGCGGTTAACCGGATTAATGTATTTGGCAAATAA
- the atpD gene encoding F0F1 ATP synthase subunit beta produces MNKGRVVSIMGPVVDVEFDRGGLPEILNAITITTVSESGVSVNLTLEASRHLGDNRVRCIAMSTTDGLVRGMEALDTGAPISVPVGEATLGRVFNVLGETIDTGGAVATERKNPIHRSAPAFDELTTQAEMLETGIKVIDLLAPYAKGGKIGLFGGAGVGKTVTIQELINNIAQEHGGISVFAGVGERTREGNDLYHEMSDSGVINKTAMVFGQMNEPPGARLRVALTGLTMAEYFRDEEGRDVLLFIDNIFRFTQAGSEVSALLGRMPSAVGYQPTLATEMGQLQERITSTKKGSVTSIQAIYVPADDYTDPAPATTFAHLDATTNLERKISEMGIYPAVDPLASSSRILSPEVVGEEHYSVAQGVKRILARYNELQDIIAILGMDELSEEDRALVYRARKIQRFLSQPFHVAEAFNGIPGKYVPVKETVRSFKEILEGKYDDLPEAAFLFVGTIEEAVEKAKTLV; encoded by the coding sequence ATGAACAAAGGACGCGTTGTGAGCATCATGGGTCCGGTTGTTGACGTCGAGTTTGATCGCGGCGGTCTGCCGGAAATCCTCAATGCCATTACGATCACCACAGTAAGTGAGAGCGGCGTAAGTGTGAACCTTACACTCGAAGCTTCTAGACATCTGGGTGACAACCGGGTACGTTGTATTGCGATGTCCACCACGGATGGACTTGTTCGTGGTATGGAAGCATTAGACACAGGAGCGCCAATCTCTGTACCAGTCGGAGAAGCGACACTGGGTCGTGTATTTAACGTACTCGGCGAAACCATTGATACTGGCGGTGCCGTAGCTACTGAACGGAAGAACCCGATTCACCGTTCAGCACCTGCATTTGATGAACTGACTACCCAAGCAGAGATGCTGGAGACAGGAATCAAAGTTATCGACTTGCTTGCTCCTTACGCAAAAGGTGGTAAAATCGGCCTCTTCGGTGGTGCCGGTGTAGGTAAGACGGTAACGATTCAGGAATTGATCAACAACATCGCACAAGAGCACGGCGGTATCTCCGTATTCGCGGGTGTTGGTGAGCGTACACGTGAAGGTAATGACTTGTATCACGAGATGAGTGATTCCGGCGTTATCAACAAAACAGCAATGGTCTTCGGACAAATGAACGAGCCTCCAGGCGCACGTCTTCGTGTAGCCCTCACAGGTCTGACGATGGCGGAATACTTCCGTGATGAAGAAGGCCGTGACGTGTTGCTCTTTATCGATAACATCTTCCGTTTCACCCAAGCGGGTTCAGAAGTATCTGCCTTGCTTGGACGTATGCCTTCCGCGGTAGGTTACCAACCTACGCTGGCAACAGAAATGGGTCAATTGCAAGAGCGTATCACATCAACGAAAAAAGGTTCTGTAACATCCATTCAGGCCATCTACGTGCCTGCGGATGACTACACTGACCCGGCTCCTGCAACGACGTTTGCCCATTTGGATGCAACGACGAACTTGGAGCGTAAAATTTCCGAGATGGGTATCTACCCTGCGGTAGATCCACTGGCTTCCAGCTCACGGATCTTGTCCCCTGAAGTTGTAGGTGAGGAACACTACAGCGTAGCTCAAGGCGTTAAACGTATCTTGGCACGTTACAATGAATTGCAAGATATCATTGCAATCCTGGGTATGGACGAGTTGAGTGAAGAAGACAGAGCGCTTGTATACCGTGCTCGTAAAATCCAACGTTTCTTGTCCCAGCCATTCCACGTTGCTGAAGCATTTAACGGTATTCCGGGTAAATACGTTCCGGTTAAAGAAACGGTGCGCAGCTTTAAAGAGATTCTCGAAGGTAAGTATGATGATCTTCCGGAAGCAGCTTTCCTCTTTGTGGGTACAATTGAAGAGGCAGTGGAGAAAGCCAAAACACTGGTTTAG
- the atpG gene encoding ATP synthase F1 subunit gamma has translation MAKGMREIKRQIKSVQSTKQITKAMEMVAAAKLRKAQEKAEAARPYSEKLKEVVASIASSAQDIKHPMLESRPVKKTAYLIITSDRGLAGGYNANVLRQVNQTLKERHNSSNDYELFVIGRKGRDYFRRREMAMASTTTDLSDSPSFADIKSIAHEAVRGFELAEFDELYICYNRFVNALTQIPTVEKLLPMETPEVTAAEGQAAYEYEPSAEAVLEVLLPRYAETLIYGALLNGKASELGAKMTAMGNATKNASKLINDLSLTYNRARQAAITQEITEIVAGANAAQG, from the coding sequence ATGGCAAAAGGCATGCGCGAAATTAAGCGGCAAATTAAAAGCGTACAAAGCACCAAGCAGATCACCAAAGCAATGGAGATGGTAGCTGCTGCAAAACTGCGTAAAGCGCAGGAAAAAGCGGAAGCAGCCCGTCCATATTCGGAGAAACTGAAAGAAGTTGTAGCGAGTATTGCTTCTAGCGCACAAGATATTAAACACCCGATGCTGGAGAGCCGTCCTGTTAAAAAGACAGCTTACCTGATCATTACATCGGACCGTGGTCTTGCGGGTGGATACAATGCGAACGTTTTGCGTCAAGTTAATCAGACGCTCAAAGAGCGCCATAACTCCTCGAATGACTACGAATTGTTCGTCATTGGACGTAAAGGACGCGATTACTTCAGACGTCGTGAAATGGCGATGGCATCCACAACAACAGATCTGTCGGATTCGCCTTCATTTGCAGATATTAAATCCATTGCACACGAAGCAGTTCGTGGGTTTGAACTGGCTGAATTTGATGAATTGTACATTTGTTATAACCGCTTTGTGAATGCGTTGACCCAGATTCCTACGGTAGAAAAACTTCTTCCGATGGAAACACCTGAGGTAACTGCTGCGGAAGGACAAGCTGCATACGAGTACGAGCCGTCTGCTGAAGCTGTACTGGAGGTTTTGCTTCCGCGTTATGCGGAAACGCTGATCTATGGTGCGCTTCTGAACGGTAAGGCAAGTGAGCTGGGCGCGAAAATGACAGCAATGGGTAATGCAACCAAAAATGCATCTAAACTCATTAACGACTTGTCATTGACCTATAACCGTGCCCGTCAAGCGGCGATTACGCAGGAGATTACGGAAATTGTGGCAGGTGCTAACGCAGCACAAGGATAA